One window of Toxotes jaculatrix isolate fToxJac2 chromosome 19, fToxJac2.pri, whole genome shotgun sequence genomic DNA carries:
- the si:dkey-174m14.3 gene encoding brain-enriched guanylate kinase-associated protein translates to MEAKLTIEKLQEDNDLYRKDCNLAAQLLQCNKSLYRAQLSELPADFQERLAMHMEDMEESPLCHTYPDSVPASLIAKVLEKPDEACSSSQASRSPSPQTQDHAFILESLGPGERLGLRAAYKSDLYSSDTALYCPDERHRERRPSMDLHGQRKLLYGPQNSTDSNPEEGSVGLRAGFSQEHFAKFPATLGAGSSSYSSFSGGGSEDKGNGPPSSVASSPRHHSLYMEWRDAGDYERKSDSSWERDSPRGFANAHPFQQTEMSHHQNGSSPVYSRTMSSCFSEPYEPLPPSSSPSVAYGDSRRGSTLAPEEEELIGRWRQLSVEDLSAHTYRSPGRASPYSFSEQHFSVRPAKIRLGPLYSSFQEGADYYHHGVGVMDPVWVAASPSPECSPGLGQAHSQAHLYRAEDSQGSEHSLYHSGSSKDREGNVAAGGQSTDYVDPSPNSSTESLNQRSLEMAAELQHYQVEMHSLPAQASQSPPPAPPPPPPYNQKFGSLGLSRKDSLTKAQLYGTLLN, encoded by the exons ATGGAGGCCAAGCTCACCATCGAGAAGCTACAAGAGGACAAT GATCTCTACAGAAAGGACTGTAACCTGGCTGCTCAGCTTCTTCAGTGCAACAAGTCACTTTACAGAGCCCAGCTCTCTGAG CTGCCCGCTGATTTTCAGGAGCGACTGGCCATGCACATGGAGGACATGGAGGAGTCTCCTCTGTGTCACACCTACCCCGACTCTGTCCCGGCCTCTCTCATTGCCAAAGTGCTCGAGAAGCCGGACGaggcctgcagcagcagccaggcctCCCGCTCCCCAAGCCCCCAAACCCAGGaccatgcttttattttggagagCTTGGGCCCGGGAGAGCGCCTTGGGCTCCGCGCAGCCTACAAATCTGACCTGTACAGCAGTGACACGGCCCTGTACTGCCCTGATGAACGGCACCGTGAGCGGAGGCCCAGCATGGACCTCCACGGTCAGAGGAAGCTTCTCTATGGGCCCCAAAACTCCACTGACAGCAACCCAGAGGAGGGATCAGTCGGGTTGAGGGCCGGCTTCTCCCAGGAGCACTTTGCAAAGTTTCCTGCCACGCTGGGTGCAGGCTCCAGCTCCTACTCCAGCTTTAGTGGAGGGGGATCTGAGGACAAAGGCAATGGCCCACCCAGCAGTGTAGCTTCCTCCCCTCGCCATCATTCCCTCTACATGGAATGGAGAGATGCAGGGGACTATGAGAGAAAGAGTGACTCATCCTGGGAGAGGGACAGTCCAAGAGGCTTTGCCAACGCTCATCCCTTCCAGCAGACGGAGATGAGCCACCACCAGAACGGCAGCTCGCCTGTCTACAGCCGCACCATGTCCTCCTGCTTCAGTGAGCCCTACGAgccgctccctccctcctcatcccCAAGCGTTGCCTACGGAGACAGCCGTCGAGGCAGCACATTAGCCcccgaggaggaggagctgattGGTCGATGGAGACAACTTAGTGTGGAGGACTTAAGTGCCCACACCTACCGCAGCCCAGGCCGGGCTTCACCTTACAGCTTCTCAGAGCAGCACTTCTCTGTGCGGCCTGCGAAGATTCGACTCGGGCCTCTCTACAGCAGCTTCCAGGAGGGGGCTGACTATTATCATCACGGAGTGGGTGTCATGGACCCAGTGTGGGTGGCCGCCAGTCCCAGCCCGGAATGCAGCCCAGGGCTCGGGCAGGCACACAGCCAAGCCCACCTCTACAGAGCCGAGGACAGCCAGGGGTCGGAGCACAGCCTCTACCACTCAGGGAGCTCCAAAGACAGGGAGGGCAACGTGGCAGCTGGTGGCCAGAGCACAGATTACGTAGATCCCAGCCCCAACAGCTCCACCGAGTCTCTCAACCAGAGGTCCTTGGAGATGGCCGCAGAGCTGCAGCACTATCAAGTGGAGATGCACAGCTTGCCTGCACAGGCGAGCCAGTCGCCACCCCCagccccaccccctcctcctccgtaCAACCAAAAATTTGGCTCCCTGGGACTTTCCAGGAAGGACAGTCTGACCAAGGCCCAGCTTTATGGAACGCTTCTGAACTGA